One genomic window of Streptomyces sp. NBC_01498 includes the following:
- a CDS encoding ABC transporter ATP-binding protein, translating to MLQAIGLTSTSRRDLPPAVDDLTFEARAGHVTALLGADGAGKTTTLRLMLELESGRGITYFRGRPLHRIAHPAREVGVLLGDVPGHPARTTKGQLRMLCAAAGLPASRADALLDLVGIGALRDEPLGTLSLGMDRRLGLAAALLGDPHTLVLDEPAAGLSPRERSWLHGLLRAHAAHGGTVLCATGDPKEAARIADRVVTLHEGRLVADQDAADFARTRLRPRVVIRTPHAARLAEAVNREARADRRSVEVVTDAGGRLTVFGSSCAELGETAFRHGILVHQLADETGDTGPRAAAHLVPPARPASASEAPPPPAGPRNGLPPPPLAARPVRSPLRPFRYELRRFLGVRTPWLVTAAVLVASVALTLPLARTGTTPLPGLLAAWPDFLPLPPAALGAGLLGAFAFGDEYRYPALAAGRGTVPRRLGLLLAKLTVTGTAALLLAALTVVVASQSMRLVYGAGTDVLPPDWPALAVSWAGLTVGCAWAGLLGAGIFRVTGAGVAAVLAVPVVVVPLVRKGLAVPSARSIAGLPARLRELAWPRWPEAADRWLVATGHVLAQPVAAALTLSLTGLLCAYLFTSLRRRARW from the coding sequence ATGCTCCAGGCCATCGGACTCACCAGCACCTCCCGCCGCGACCTCCCGCCCGCCGTGGACGATCTGACCTTCGAGGCGCGGGCCGGACACGTCACCGCACTGCTCGGTGCGGACGGCGCCGGCAAGACCACCACCCTGCGGCTCATGCTCGAACTCGAATCCGGGCGCGGCATCACCTACTTCCGGGGCCGCCCCCTCCACCGCATCGCCCATCCCGCCCGCGAGGTCGGCGTCCTGCTCGGAGACGTGCCGGGCCATCCCGCCCGCACCACGAAGGGGCAGCTCCGCATGCTCTGCGCCGCGGCCGGTCTGCCCGCCTCGCGCGCCGACGCCCTGCTCGACCTGGTGGGCATCGGCGCCCTGCGCGACGAGCCGCTCGGCACCCTCTCCCTCGGTATGGACCGCAGACTCGGCCTCGCCGCCGCCCTGTTGGGCGACCCGCACACCCTCGTCCTCGACGAACCCGCCGCGGGCCTCTCCCCCCGCGAGAGGAGCTGGCTGCACGGGCTGCTCCGGGCGCACGCGGCCCACGGCGGCACCGTCCTCTGCGCCACCGGCGATCCCAAGGAGGCGGCCCGTATCGCCGATCGCGTCGTCACCCTCCACGAGGGCCGCCTCGTCGCCGACCAGGACGCCGCCGACTTCGCGCGGACCCGGCTGCGCCCGCGCGTCGTCATCCGCACCCCGCACGCGGCGCGCCTCGCCGAAGCCGTCAACCGCGAGGCCCGCGCGGACCGCCGTTCCGTCGAGGTCGTCACCGACGCGGGCGGACGGCTGACCGTCTTCGGCAGCAGCTGCGCCGAGTTGGGCGAGACCGCCTTCCGGCACGGCATCCTCGTCCACCAACTCGCCGACGAGACCGGCGACACCGGCCCGAGAGCGGCCGCGCATCTGGTGCCCCCCGCGCGCCCGGCGTCGGCGTCGGAGGCGCCACCACCGCCCGCCGGGCCGCGGAACGGCCTCCCGCCACCCCCGCTCGCCGCGCGCCCCGTACGAAGCCCGCTGCGCCCGTTCCGCTACGAGCTCCGACGCTTTCTCGGCGTACGGACCCCCTGGCTCGTGACCGCCGCCGTCCTGGTCGCCTCCGTCGCCCTGACCCTGCCGCTCGCCCGTACCGGCACCACCCCACTGCCCGGTCTGCTCGCGGCCTGGCCCGACTTCCTCCCACTGCCGCCCGCCGCCCTCGGCGCCGGTCTGCTCGGCGCGTTCGCCTTCGGTGACGAGTACCGCTACCCCGCCCTCGCCGCCGGGCGGGGCACCGTCCCGCGCCGTCTCGGCCTGCTGCTGGCCAAACTCACCGTCACCGGCACCGCCGCCCTGCTGCTCGCGGCCCTCACCGTCGTGGTCGCCTCACAGTCGATGCGACTGGTGTACGGCGCTGGAACGGACGTACTGCCACCGGACTGGCCCGCGCTCGCCGTCAGTTGGGCCGGACTCACCGTCGGCTGCGCCTGGGCGGGCCTGCTCGGGGCCGGGATCTTCCGGGTCACCGGCGCCGGGGTCGCCGCCGTCCTCGCCGTACCGGTCGTGGTCGTGCCCCTCGTACGGAAGGGACTCGCCGTTCCGTCGGCCCGTTCGATCGCCGGACTTCCGGCCCGGCTGCGCGAACTGGCCTGGCCGCGATGGCCGGAAGCGGCCGACCGCTGGCTCGTGGCGACCGGCCACGTCCTCGCCCAGCCCGTCGCCGCCGCGCTGACGTTGTCGTTGACGGGCCTGCTCTGCGCGTATCTGTTCACGAGCCTTCGCCGGAGGGCCCGTTGGTGA
- a CDS encoding NUDIX hydrolase, producing MSPYDPSAYPAFAVTVDLVVLTVRRHALCALVVRRGETPFQGRWALPGGFVKGDEDLGAAAARELAEETGLRAQDPAAPSPANGAHLEQLATYGDPARDPRMRVVSVAHLALAPDLPAPRAGGDANSARWAPVEALLDQEGGFDRDGEQPVPLAFDHARILGDGVERARSKIEYSSLATAFCPPEFTVGELRRVYEAVWGVVLDPRNFHRKVTGTPGFLVPSGGTTTRQGGRPAQLFRAGGATVLNPPMLRPEV from the coding sequence ATGTCGCCCTACGACCCGTCGGCTTACCCCGCGTTCGCAGTCACCGTCGACCTGGTCGTGCTCACCGTGCGGCGTCACGCCCTGTGCGCGCTGGTCGTACGGCGTGGTGAGACACCGTTCCAGGGGCGCTGGGCGCTGCCCGGCGGCTTCGTCAAGGGCGACGAGGACCTGGGCGCGGCGGCGGCCCGTGAACTGGCCGAGGAGACCGGCCTCCGCGCGCAGGACCCGGCGGCGCCCTCTCCCGCCAACGGCGCTCACCTCGAACAGCTCGCGACCTACGGCGACCCGGCACGGGACCCCCGGATGCGGGTGGTCAGCGTGGCGCATCTCGCGCTCGCGCCCGACCTTCCCGCACCTCGCGCGGGGGGCGACGCCAACAGTGCCCGCTGGGCGCCCGTGGAGGCGCTGCTGGATCAGGAGGGCGGCTTCGACCGGGACGGCGAGCAGCCCGTGCCGCTCGCCTTCGACCACGCGCGCATCCTCGGGGACGGGGTCGAGCGGGCCCGGTCCAAGATCGAGTACTCCTCGCTGGCCACCGCCTTCTGCCCGCCGGAGTTCACGGTCGGCGAGCTGCGACGGGTGTACGAGGCGGTGTGGGGCGTCGTGCTCGATCCCCGTAACTTCCACCGCAAGGTCACCGGCACCCCCGGCTTCCTGGTGCCGTCCGGGGGCACCACCACACGGCAGGGCGGGCGGCCCGCCCAGCTGTTCCGGGCGGGCGGGGCCACCGTGCTCAACCCGCCGATGCTGCGCCCCGAGGTCTGA
- a CDS encoding DUF4192 domain-containing protein, with protein sequence MNKHSEPTRPAAEQQVTLRSPGELADALPFLLGFHPTDSIVLVALHGDEGRFGGRLRLGIPRSPREWAPVAAQLAACLVEGSERRGSRPEGIVAFLCQDPEHGAAGRGVRDRLRPLAQEIRTSFGRLDIPVHEVLCVSGGRYWSYCCPDTRCCPPEGSPLALPGTSVMAAASAYAGIRVRGTLREMEARLEPRRDVAHRVTNQRQALDKAAATLVPLILGGGDRERIAASTLRTARELMDRLAGTRPAPARPDEGRRAAVGSDVSPDSADDRLITDDEAAAVIIGLQDRETRDRAARWMEGPDGEPALRLWQALARRCVGPYEEHAVAPLTLAGWVAWSCGDEPEARVALGLALRLDPTYTFALLLHQAFNEGLDPETLRRCLRGDEESATSPRPRARRRAATKRSTRKLTERAVERAVRKRADKKATVKKTAPGTVSSPRPRPSPQTARGPAAGRGGQRETTTGG encoded by the coding sequence ATGAACAAGCACAGCGAACCGACCCGTCCCGCCGCCGAGCAGCAGGTCACCCTGCGCAGCCCCGGAGAGCTCGCGGACGCCCTGCCGTTCCTGCTCGGCTTCCACCCGACCGACTCGATCGTGCTCGTCGCGCTCCATGGTGACGAGGGCCGATTCGGCGGGCGGCTGAGGCTCGGGATCCCGCGCTCGCCCCGCGAATGGGCTCCCGTCGCCGCGCAGTTGGCCGCCTGCCTGGTGGAGGGGAGCGAGCGGCGCGGTTCCCGCCCGGAGGGGATCGTGGCCTTCCTCTGCCAGGATCCGGAGCACGGTGCCGCAGGCCGGGGCGTACGCGACCGCCTGCGCCCGCTCGCGCAGGAGATCCGCACCAGCTTCGGGCGTCTCGACATTCCCGTGCACGAGGTGCTCTGCGTGTCCGGCGGTCGCTACTGGTCCTACTGCTGCCCGGACACCCGTTGCTGCCCGCCGGAGGGCAGTCCGCTTGCCCTGCCCGGCACATCGGTGATGGCCGCCGCCTCCGCCTACGCCGGAATCCGGGTGCGTGGAACGCTGCGGGAGATGGAGGCACGGCTGGAGCCCCGGCGCGACGTGGCGCACCGGGTGACGAACCAGCGACAGGCGCTCGACAAGGCGGCGGCCACGCTGGTGCCGCTGATCCTGGGCGGTGGCGACCGGGAGCGGATCGCCGCGTCGACGCTTCGCACCGCGCGTGAGCTGATGGACCGGTTGGCGGGGACCCGACCGGCCCCGGCGCGCCCGGACGAGGGCCGGCGGGCCGCCGTGGGCAGCGACGTGAGCCCCGACAGCGCCGACGACCGGCTCATCACCGACGACGAAGCGGCGGCGGTGATCATCGGCCTTCAGGACCGGGAGACCCGGGACCGGGCCGCCCGGTGGATGGAGGGCCCCGACGGTGAACCGGCACTGCGGCTCTGGCAGGCCCTGGCCCGACGCTGCGTCGGGCCCTACGAGGAGCACGCGGTCGCCCCGCTCACCCTGGCCGGCTGGGTGGCCTGGTCCTGCGGAGACGAACCGGAGGCCCGGGTCGCGCTCGGACTCGCCCTGCGCCTCGATCCCACCTACACGTTCGCCCTGCTTCTCCATCAGGCGTTCAACGAGGGGCTCGACCCGGAGACCCTCCGGCGCTGTCTGCGAGGCGACGAGGAGAGTGCGACGAGTCCCCGTCCACGCGCGCGGAGGCGGGCCGCGACGAAGAGGAGTACCCGGAAGCTGACGGAACGGGCGGTGGAACGGGCGGTGAGGAAGAGGGCCGACAAGAAGGCGACCGTCAAGAAGACCGCACCGGGGACGGTGTCGTCGCCGAGGCCCCGTCCGAGCCCGCAGACGGCGCGCGGTCCTGCTGCCGGTCGTGGCGGACAGCGGGAGACGACAACTGGCGGCTGA
- a CDS encoding RecQ family ATP-dependent DNA helicase, which produces MTNAERAALRGSADAVLARLVGDATGAARLREDQWRAIEALVADKRRALVVQRTGWGKSAVYFVATSLLRAQGSGPTVIVSPLLALMRNQVEAAARAGISARTINSSNSEEWDTIQAEVSAGEVDVLLVSPERLNNPDFRDQVLPALSAATGLLVVDEAHCISDWGHDFRPDYRRLRTMLAELPSGVPVLATTATANARVTADVAEQLGTGAGTDALVLRGALDRESLSLNVLRLPDAAHRLAWLADHLVELPGSGIIYTLTVAAAEEVTAYLRQCGHTVASYTGRTENADRQQAEEDLLANRVKALVATSALGMGFDKPDLGFVVHLGSPSSPIAYYQQVGRAGRGVEHAEVLLLPGKEDEAIWRYFASVAFPPEELVRRTLDVLAHADRPLSLPALEPLVELRRTRLETMLKVLDVDGAVHRVKGGWTSTGQPWAYDAERYAWVARQRDAEQQAMRDYATTTACRMEFLRLQLDDEEAAPCGRCDNCAGARFTDKVSDRALDAARGELGRPGVDVEPRKMWPTGLSAIGIDLRGRVPAGERSFPGRALGRLSDIGWGNRLRPMLAPQAPDGPVPDDVVDAVVSVLADWARGPGGWASGAQDAPARPVGVVTVASRSRPGLVGSLGRRISEVGRMPLLGEVEYAPGTEGAAVSRTNSAQRVRALHEAFVVSPELAGALTSAAGPVLLVDDLSDTGWTLAVATRLLRRAGAAGVFPLVLAVQT; this is translated from the coding sequence ATGACCAACGCAGAACGCGCAGCTCTCCGGGGTTCGGCCGACGCCGTCCTCGCCCGCCTCGTCGGTGACGCCACCGGCGCTGCCCGCCTGCGCGAGGACCAGTGGCGGGCCATCGAGGCCCTCGTCGCCGACAAACGGCGCGCACTGGTCGTCCAGCGGACCGGCTGGGGCAAGTCCGCCGTGTATTTCGTCGCCACGTCCCTGCTCCGCGCGCAGGGCAGCGGCCCGACCGTGATCGTCTCCCCGCTCCTCGCGCTGATGCGCAACCAGGTGGAGGCCGCCGCCCGCGCCGGGATCAGCGCCCGCACGATCAACTCGTCCAACTCCGAGGAGTGGGACACGATCCAGGCCGAGGTGTCCGCCGGGGAGGTGGACGTGCTGCTGGTCAGCCCCGAAAGGCTGAACAATCCCGACTTCCGCGACCAGGTCCTGCCCGCGCTGTCGGCGGCCACCGGTCTGCTGGTGGTGGACGAGGCACACTGCATCTCCGACTGGGGCCACGACTTCCGCCCCGACTACCGCCGTCTGCGCACCATGCTCGCCGAACTGCCGTCCGGTGTCCCGGTGCTGGCGACCACCGCCACGGCGAACGCGCGGGTGACGGCCGACGTCGCCGAGCAGTTGGGCACGGGCGCGGGCACGGACGCGCTCGTGCTGCGCGGAGCACTCGACAGGGAGAGCCTGAGCCTCAACGTGCTCAGGCTGCCGGACGCCGCGCACCGGCTGGCGTGGCTGGCCGACCACCTGGTGGAGCTGCCGGGCTCCGGCATCATCTACACGCTGACGGTCGCGGCGGCCGAGGAGGTCACCGCGTATCTGCGCCAGTGCGGTCACACCGTGGCGTCCTACACGGGCCGTACGGAGAACGCGGACCGGCAGCAGGCCGAGGAGGATCTGCTCGCCAACCGGGTCAAGGCGCTGGTCGCCACCTCCGCGCTGGGCATGGGGTTCGACAAGCCCGACCTCGGCTTCGTCGTCCATCTCGGCTCCCCGTCCTCCCCCATCGCCTACTACCAGCAGGTGGGCCGCGCCGGGCGCGGGGTCGAGCACGCCGAGGTGCTGCTGCTGCCCGGCAAGGAGGACGAGGCCATCTGGCGCTACTTCGCGTCGGTCGCCTTCCCGCCGGAGGAGTTGGTCAGGCGCACGCTGGACGTCCTGGCGCATGCGGACCGGCCCCTCTCGCTGCCGGCTCTCGAACCGCTGGTGGAGCTGCGCCGCACCCGGCTGGAGACGATGCTCAAGGTGCTCGACGTGGACGGCGCGGTGCACCGGGTCAAGGGCGGCTGGACCAGCACCGGACAGCCCTGGGCGTACGACGCGGAGCGGTACGCGTGGGTGGCCCGCCAGCGGGACGCCGAGCAGCAGGCCATGCGGGACTACGCGACGACGACGGCCTGCCGGATGGAGTTCCTGCGGCTCCAGCTGGACGACGAGGAGGCCGCGCCGTGCGGACGGTGCGACAACTGCGCGGGGGCCAGGTTCACCGACAAGGTCTCGGACCGCGCCCTGGACGCCGCCCGGGGCGAGTTGGGCAGGCCCGGCGTGGACGTGGAGCCGCGCAAGATGTGGCCGACCGGGCTGAGCGCCATCGGCATCGATCTGAGGGGACGCGTTCCCGCCGGGGAGCGGAGCTTCCCCGGCCGGGCGCTCGGCCGGCTCTCGGACATCGGGTGGGGCAACAGGCTGCGCCCGATGCTGGCTCCCCAGGCGCCGGACGGCCCCGTCCCCGACGACGTGGTGGACGCCGTGGTGAGCGTTCTCGCCGACTGGGCGCGGGGGCCGGGTGGTTGGGCGAGCGGTGCGCAGGACGCACCGGCGCGCCCCGTGGGCGTGGTGACCGTGGCCTCGCGGAGCAGGCCGGGGCTCGTGGGATCCCTGGGCCGCCGGATCTCCGAGGTGGGCCGGATGCCCCTGCTGGGCGAGGTGGAGTACGCGCCCGGTACCGAGGGCGCCGCTGTCTCCCGTACGAACAGCGCCCAACGGGTCCGTGCGCTGCACGAGGCGTTCGTCGTGTCACCGGAGTTGGCGGGTGCCCTGACCTCGGCGGCGGGGCCCGTACTGCTCGTCGACGATCTCTCCGACACCGGCTGGACCCTGGCCGTGGCCACCCGGCTGCTGCGCCGGGCGGGCGCCGCGGGAGTGTTCCCGCTGGTCCTGGCCGTTCAGACATGA
- a CDS encoding ribonuclease HII, which translates to MPYEPPTHTVERSLRATTGARIIAGVDEVGRGAWAGPVTVCAAVTGLRRAPVGLTDSKLITPGRRADMARELRSWVTAHAIGHASPEEIDDHGMTAALRLAAERALNALPVRPDAVILDGKHDYLGTPWQVRTVIKGDTSCVSVAAASVLAKVRRDAIMAELGARSEECDGFAFHDNAGYPSPVHKAALAERGPTSHHRMSWAYLDALPRWRHLKKIRLPAEAESPESESEGQLGFDF; encoded by the coding sequence ATGCCGTACGAACCACCCACCCACACAGTGGAGCGATCGCTCCGCGCCACCACCGGTGCCAGGATCATCGCTGGTGTCGACGAGGTCGGACGCGGCGCGTGGGCGGGACCGGTGACGGTCTGCGCGGCCGTCACGGGACTGCGCAGGGCTCCCGTCGGACTGACCGACTCCAAACTGATCACCCCCGGACGCCGGGCCGACATGGCGCGGGAACTCCGGTCCTGGGTGACCGCGCACGCCATAGGGCACGCCTCGCCGGAGGAGATCGACGACCACGGCATGACCGCGGCGCTCCGCCTCGCCGCCGAACGCGCCCTGAACGCGCTGCCGGTACGGCCCGACGCCGTGATCCTGGACGGCAAGCACGACTACCTCGGCACGCCGTGGCAGGTCCGCACGGTCATCAAGGGCGACACGTCCTGTGTCTCGGTGGCCGCGGCCTCCGTGCTCGCCAAGGTCCGCAGGGACGCCATCATGGCCGAACTGGGCGCCAGGTCCGAGGAGTGCGACGGGTTCGCCTTCCACGACAACGCCGGATACCCCTCGCCGGTGCACAAGGCGGCGCTCGCGGAACGGGGCCCGACCTCGCACCACCGGATGTCGTGGGCGTACCTCGACGCGCTGCCCCGGTGGCGCCACCTCAAGAAGATCCGTCTCCCCGCCGAAGCGGAATCGCCGGAGAGCGAGAGCGAGGGCCAGCTCGGCTTCGACTTCTGA
- a CDS encoding ScbR family autoregulator-binding transcription factor, translating to MQGRAKATRRSLLETAAHLFEERGYAGTSISDISALSGRTSGAIYFHYAGKEKLALALMEEVFATWPALIARHREVDLPALERLVGLSFSVARAFRDDVVVRGGSRLWAERNSVDASLPSPFEGWIETVVGLLEEADAEGALAPSVDPRKAGNAVVYAFFGLHTVSDALDGREHIEERLHDLWLLLLPALQARPDAATLLDRVRAHAHAGDDGAGATPPGDSAERGTARGAADRRSAESAESAEAVNQTQ from the coding sequence GTGCAAGGACGGGCGAAGGCAACACGGCGGTCTCTTCTGGAGACCGCTGCGCACCTGTTCGAGGAGCGGGGTTACGCGGGTACGAGCATCAGTGACATCAGCGCGCTCTCCGGCCGGACGAGCGGAGCGATCTACTTCCATTACGCGGGCAAGGAGAAGCTCGCACTCGCCCTCATGGAGGAGGTCTTCGCGACATGGCCCGCGCTCATCGCGCGCCACCGCGAGGTGGATCTCCCGGCGCTGGAGAGACTCGTCGGTCTGAGTTTCTCGGTCGCGCGCGCCTTCCGGGACGACGTCGTGGTCCGGGGAGGTTCCCGCCTGTGGGCCGAACGCAACTCCGTCGACGCGTCCTTGCCGTCTCCGTTCGAGGGATGGATCGAGACCGTGGTCGGCCTGCTGGAGGAAGCGGACGCCGAAGGCGCGCTCGCCCCGTCGGTCGATCCCCGGAAGGCGGGGAACGCCGTCGTCTACGCCTTCTTCGGACTGCACACCGTCTCCGACGCGTTGGACGGGCGGGAGCACATCGAGGAGCGACTGCACGACCTGTGGCTCCTTCTGCTGCCCGCGCTCCAGGCACGTCCCGACGCCGCCACCCTGCTCGACCGGGTGCGGGCCCACGCCCATGCCGGCGACGACGGAGCGGGGGCGACACCGCCGGGCGATTCCGCGGAGCGGGGCACCGCTCGGGGCGCGGCGGACCGCCGGTCCGCCGAATCGGCCGAATCGGCCGAAGCGGTCAACCAGACGCAATGA
- a CDS encoding ScbA/BarX family gamma-butyrolactone biosynthesis protein has product MPRELVHRTSTAEVLLTDVCPDGRRNVFEAAASWPRSHPTFPRDGTDLHSPLIVVETMRQLGIYVPLRHYAVPPEFRSLITDLHFRIDPDAEPRALTNSTDVGCRVRVSDIRSTADGTVTGLRMEVAFRFGGTVFARAGGGARFVSPERYAALRGARTTARPPVPLGRPTSPDLGRLGVADARDVMLSVARGAVRLQPADPRHPFFFDHPSDHVPGMVMLEAARQAGALATDGRCLRPTAGRLKTVSFAEFAPAARVLCAAHHRTCGFRVLQGGRYVAYGALDYR; this is encoded by the coding sequence GTGCCTCGTGAGCTGGTGCACCGTACGTCGACGGCGGAGGTGCTCCTCACGGACGTATGTCCGGACGGACGGCGGAACGTGTTCGAGGCGGCGGCCTCCTGGCCGCGCTCGCACCCCACGTTTCCCCGGGACGGCACGGACCTCCACAGTCCGCTGATCGTCGTCGAGACGATGCGCCAACTCGGGATCTATGTCCCGCTGCGCCATTACGCCGTGCCACCGGAATTCCGCTCGTTGATCACCGATCTGCACTTCCGGATCGATCCGGACGCGGAACCTCGCGCCCTCACGAATTCCACGGACGTGGGCTGTCGTGTACGGGTGTCCGACATACGTTCCACGGCGGACGGCACCGTCACCGGGCTGCGGATGGAGGTCGCCTTCCGGTTCGGCGGCACGGTGTTCGCGCGGGCCGGCGGCGGGGCCCGCTTCGTGAGCCCGGAGCGGTACGCGGCGCTGCGGGGTGCCAGGACGACGGCGCGTCCGCCCGTGCCCCTCGGCCGCCCCACCAGTCCTGACCTCGGACGACTCGGAGTCGCCGACGCGCGCGACGTGATGCTCTCCGTCGCCAGGGGCGCCGTACGGCTGCAACCGGCCGATCCCCGGCACCCGTTCTTCTTCGACCATCCCTCGGACCATGTCCCCGGCATGGTCATGCTGGAGGCGGCGCGGCAGGCCGGCGCGCTCGCAACGGACGGCCGGTGCCTGCGCCCTACCGCCGGACGGCTGAAAACCGTGAGCTTCGCCGAGTTCGCCCCGGCCGCTCGCGTGCTGTGCGCCGCGCACCACCGGACCTGCGGTTTCCGGGTCCTGCAAGGGGGCCGTTACGTCGCCTACGGGGCCCTGGATTACCGGTAG